The following proteins are encoded in a genomic region of Oryza brachyantha chromosome 11, ObraRS2, whole genome shotgun sequence:
- the LOC121055674 gene encoding probable methyltransferase At1g27930, whose protein sequence is MQISSGGFGFGGGGGVGIRAMSPKQGLTVILVVFCALSFLVELAAVNAGERAATAFVTDSAEDADGARRVLAAGSSAAAVHQVRYRDTAGEAWPLLRRARESPACGRLTGTVRKSGCHLALTTTLPREVLDARWDVLVVDGPSGAGPEEPGRMGAIYTAAALARAAAAAAAAAGGGLEAVDVAVHDVHRTVERWYAWEYLCEDNLAAAKGRLWHFRVTAGGPPDAFCSTGPAQIL, encoded by the exons ATGCAGATAAGCAGCGGCggcttcggcttcggcggcggcggcggcgtggggatCAGGGCGATGTCGCCGAAGCAGGGGCTCACCGTCATTCTCGTCGTCTTCTGCGCGCTCTCCTTC CTCGTCGAGCTCGCCGCGGTCAACGCCGGGGAGCGTGCGGCCACGGCGTTCGTCACCGACAGCGCCGAGGACGCGGACGGCGCGCGCcgcgtgctcgccgccggctcgtCTGCGGCGGCGGTCCACCAGGTCAGGTACCGCGACACGGCGGGGGAGGCGTGGCCGCTgctgcgccgcgcgcgcgagagCCCGGCGTGCGGCCGGCTGACGGGCACGGTGCGCAAGTCCGGCTGCCACCTCGCGCTGACCACCACGCTGCCGCGGGAGGTGCTCGACGCGAGGTGGgacgtcctcgtcgtcgacgggCCGAGCGGCGCCGGGCCCGAGGAGCCCGGGCGGATGGGCGCAATCTACACGGCGGCAGCGCTggcacgcgcggcggcggcggcggcggcagcggcgggaggaggcctGGAGGCGGTCGACGTGGCCGTGCACGACGTGCACCGCACGGTCGAGCGGTGGTACGCCTGGGAGTACCTCTGCGAGGacaacctcgccgccgccaagggCCGCCTTTGGCACTTCCGGGTCACCGCCGGCGGGCCACCGGACGCGTTCTGCTCGACCGGCCCCGCCCAGATCTTGTAG
- the LOC102715526 gene encoding alpha-ketoglutarate-dependent dioxygenase alkB, translating to MYGETEPAAAAADRTAFRRAEKQYKLYKPLKPKGRARGKPGSGGGGEEDLSAVVDFHALLASAGRELPAGIARRDVAGFDRPVFCFLDRPGFYIIPGALSIEEQCYWIRESLKTFPQPPNRTNLTALYGPIFDLLAAADNEKILVEVENSDGQERSEQNINGTKINSFKFIKVTEIQKGEGCRSTAATTLIRKLRWSTLGLQFDWSKRNYDVLLPHNKIPDGLSALAKKMVVPAMPSGEEFKPEAAIVNYYGPSDMLGGHVDDMEADWTKPIVSISLGCKCIFLLGGKTRDEVPTAMFLRSGDIVLMAGEAREYFHGVPRIFTGNGQDEISALDSQLSGEDDSFILNYIHNSRININIRQVY from the exons ATGTACGGCGAGAccgagcccgccgccgccgccgcggatcGCACGGCGTTCCGGCGAGCTGAGAAGCAGTACAAGCTCTACAAGCCGCTGAAACCCAAGGGCAGAGCAAG GGGCAAGccgggaagcggcggcggcggtgaggaggacCTGTCCGCGGTGGTCGACTTCCACGCGCTGCTCGCTTCCGCCGGCAGGGAGCTGCCCGCGGGGATCGCGAGGCGCGACGTCGCCGGGTTCGACCGCCCTGTCTTCTGCTTCCTGGACCGGCCCG GATTTTATATCATCCCTGGTGCTCTATCTATTGAGGAACAATGCTATTGGATTAGGGAAAGCTTGAAAACATTTCCACAGCCTCCTAATAGAACTAACCTGACTGCTTTGTATGGTCCAATTTTTGACTTACTCGCTGCTGCTGATAATGAGAAGATTTTGGTTGAAGTGGAAAATTCTGATGGCCAAGAAAGATCCGAGCAGAATATTAatggaacaaaaataaatagctTCAAATTTATTAAAGTCACAGAGATACAAAAGGGGGAGGGATGCAGGTCAACTGCAGCAACTACTCTTATTCGGAAGCTCCGATGGAGTACCCTTGGTCTGCAATTTGATTGGTCAAAA CGCAACTATGATGTATTACTCCCGCATAACAAGATTCCAGATGGCCTTTCTGCTCTTGCCAAAAAGATGGTCGTTCCAGCCATGCCATCTGGAGAAGAATTCAAGCCAGAAGCCGCCATAGTGAACTATTATGGCCCAA GTGATATGCTTGGTGGCCACGTCGATGACATGGAAGCAGATTGGACTAAACCCATTGTAAGCATAAG tttgGGGTGCAAGTGCATTTTTCTTCTGGGAGGAAAAACAAGAGATGAAGTTCCAACAGCAATGTTTCTGCGAAGTGGCGATATCGTATTGATGGCTGGGGAAGCACGAGAATACTTCCATG GTGTTCCACGAATCTTCACAGGAAATGGTCAGGACGAAATATCTGCACTGGATTCACAGctttctggtgaagatgactCTTTTATCTTGAACTACATTCACAACTCAAGGATAAATATCAACATCAGACAAGTTTACTGA